Proteins encoded by one window of Candidatus Obscuribacterales bacterium:
- a CDS encoding DUF3310 domain-containing protein, which translates to MKGDTIDPNTGLRVNVHDPVDHPAHYTSHPSGIEAIQVTEHMGFCLGNAVKYIWRADLKADALEDLRKAAWYVQREIERREKVVQ; encoded by the coding sequence ATGAAAGGTGACACGATTGATCCCAACACTGGCCTGCGGGTAAATGTCCATGACCCCGTAGACCACCCCGCCCATTACACGTCGCACCCGTCTGGCATTGAGGCTATTCAGGTGACGGAGCATATGGGTTTTTGTTTGGGTAATGCGGTGAAGTATATTTGGCGTGCTGATTTGAAGGCGGATGCGTTGGAGGATTTGCGTAAGGCGGCGTGGTATGTCCAGCGTGAGATTGAGCGGCGCGAAAAGGTGGTACAGTAG